In a genomic window of Rhinoraja longicauda isolate Sanriku21f chromosome 23, sRhiLon1.1, whole genome shotgun sequence:
- the net1 gene encoding neuroepithelial cell-transforming gene 1 protein isoform X3: MVAYDEIQNFLPNKRTITVVDVQSQVFHAKELEEPSNKRVRPLSRVTSLANLISPSKNGAVRRFGQTLQRSITFRSDNKSPGCPQKMCSKASAPTPPKRRNSKLWSETLDVSTKQNFSSKEIKRQEAIFELFRGEQDLIEDLKLARKAYHDPMLKLSIMTEEELTQIFGALDSYIPLHEELLTKLAKVTKQDGTVEEIGHILVNWLPRLNEYKEYCSNQLAAKALLDQKKQDKRVQDFLQRCLESPFSRKLDLWSFLDIPRSRLVKYPLLLKEILRHTPRGHSDTKNLEDAIGIIQTVLSDINVKKGESDCQYYIDKLDYLDERQKDPRIEASKALLCHGELRNNRGTKLYVFLFQEILVLTRPVSRNDRQCYQVYRQPMPVKDLLLEDLQDGDTKMGGSFRGAFSNSDKAKNIFKVRLQHTTQGQSSHTLQANDIYNKQQWLNCIRNAISLYQATPSPTDLKELSELVEEPQQGSPQAATLPEEGQTATPSDGQEMADSGSETGSNMDTSDSESSSVRSSLESEDSVEQCDSMSRTSTEMNEQQDQMTKKTETLV; this comes from the exons GAGCCAAGCAACAAACGGGTCCGACCATTATCCCGAGTGACATCTCTGGCAAATTTAATATCTCCCTCAAAAAATGGAGCAGTCAGGCGCTTTGGACAAACGTTGCAG AGGTCCATCACTTTCCGTAGTGACAACAAATCTCCAGGTTGCCCTCAAAAGATGTGCAGCAAAGCTTCAGCACCAACCCCACCCAAAAGACGTAACAGCAAATTGTGGTCGGAGACACTTGACGTGAGCACAAAACAGAACTTCTCTTCAAAGGAAATTAAACGACAAGAG gcTATATTTGAACTTTTTCGAGGAGAACAGGATTTAATTGAAGACCTGAAATTAGCAAGAAAG GCTTATCATGACCCGATGTTGAAGTTGTCCATCATGACGGAAGAAGAATTAACCCAGATATTTGGAGCACTTGATTCTTATATTCCTCTGCATGAAG AACTGCTAACCAAGCTTGCCAAAGTCACAAAACAGGATGGGACAGTGGAAGAAATTGGACACATTCTGGTGAATTGG TTGCCAAGGCTCAATGAGTACAAAGAATACTGCAGTAATCAACTGGCAGCAAAGGCACTCTTGGATCAAAAGAAGCAGGACAAGAGAGTGCAGGATTTCCTTCAGCGCTGCCTGGAGTCGCCCTTCAGCAGGAAGTTGGACCTCTGGAGTTTCCTGGATATTCCTCGCAGCCGTTTGGTTAAGTACCCGCTGCTGCTGAAGGAGATATTGCGGCACACGCCTCGCGGCCACTCGGACACGAAGAATCTGGAGGATGCT ATTGGCATCATTCAAACTGTTCTATCGGACATCAATGTGAAAAAGGGGGAGTCTGATTGTCAGTACTACATAGACAAACTGGACTACCTGGATGAAAGGCAGAAGGATCCACGGATAGAAGCTAGCAAAGCCCTTCTTTGTCACGGGGAGCTGCGAAACAACAGGGGAACA AAACTATATGTCTTCCTATTCCAAGAAATTTTAGTACTGACTCGCCCAGTATCCCGTAATGACCGTCAGTGTTACCAAGTATACCGTCAACCAATGCCCGTGAAAGATCTTCTGCTGGAGGATCTACAGGACGGTGATACCAAAATGGGCGGCTCCTTCAGAGGTGCCTTCAGCAATTCAGACAAAG CCAAAAACATCTTCAAAGTTCGTTTGCAACATACAACGCAAGGACAGTCATCTCACACGCTGCAAGCCAATGACATCTACAACAAGCAACAGTGGTTGAATTGCATACGAAATGCCATTTCACTCTACCAGGCGACTCCTTCCCCAACAGATCTCAAGGAGCTCTCTGAGTTGGTTGAAGAACCCCAGCAAGGCTCGCCGCAGGCCGCAACCCTTCCCGAGGAAGGGCAGACGGCCACCCCGTCTGACGGACAGGAGATGGCAGATAGTGGTTCAGAAACTGGCTCTAACATGGACACGAGCGACTCTGAATCGAGCAGTGTGAGAAGCAGCCTGGAGAGTGAAGATTCAGTGGAACAGTGTGATTCCATGTCAAGAACCAGCACCGAAATGAATGAGCAGCAGGATCAAATGACAAAGAAAACAGAAACGTTAGTGTGA